Proteins encoded in a region of the Drosophila sechellia strain sech25 chromosome 2L, ASM438219v1, whole genome shotgun sequence genome:
- the LOC116800207 gene encoding uncharacterized protein LOC116800207, translating into MKIDLFILSLALRLLNVLALKDPICGLLPRVNRCIAGKDSLVLYGYSESRNICYKIKNPCQTLIRRFATKDICKKLCEKELAKE; encoded by the exons ATGAAAATTGATCTTTTTATCCTCTCACTCGCATTGCGTCTTCTGAATGTCTTGGCCCTTAAGGATC ccATTTGCGGTCTGTTGCCTAGGGTGAATAGATGCATAGCGGGAAAGGATTCTCTGGTATTGTATGGTTATAGTGAATCCCGAAATATTTGTTACAAAATCAAGAATCCCTGTCAAACCTTAATCAGAAGATTTGCGACCAAAGATATCTGCAAGAAGTTGTGCGAGAAGGAGCTGGCAAAAGAATGA
- the LOC116800206 gene encoding uncharacterized protein LOC116800206 — translation MMSEKTIQFLKKQSEIILEIRKLEVKPTLTDVEILKLNELQKCFIANHSNLLKIGVVDHEYFNAKQYDLIMMVLEKIKNKNEKIKGESVENTFPKSNTVPKSNPPPTLNLEMCGHPEKEGIAQNNALKVEQAFRNNVGQFRVYLEDTSKLIDSSPDFLKIRKNKIEFLWHKIDNLIEQVNSHFESSLFEEEISELEFDKQNILTAINSRLSGTINKAEMSTVVKAEELPTLPKIQIPTFLGDSKEWDLFNELFTELIHVREDLSPSLKFNYLKSALKGEARNVVTHLLLGSGENYEATWEFLTKRYENKRNIFSDHMNRLMDMPNLNLESNKQIKTFIDTINESIYIIKLKAQLPEDVDAIFAHIILRKFNKESLNLYESHVKKTKEIQALSDVMDFLEQRLNSISSFSQEVKPVKKMINNNKNKNYSDNCAYCKLPGHYLIQCHKFKIMNPAERSDWVRKNGICLRCLRHPFGKKCISEQLCSTCRKPHHTLLHFAGHNPEKVNTCRTTGQALLATALIQVKSRYGGFEQLRALIDSGAQSTIISEESAQILKLKKFRSHTEISGVSSTGTCISKHKAVISIRNSPKNLEIEAIILPKLMKALPVNTINVDQKKWKNFRLADPDFNKPGRIDLIIGADVYTHILQNGVIKIDGLLGQKTDFGWIVSGCKKSKGKETIVATTIEIKELDRYWEVEEEEKDDIESEICENKFIKTTKKDSDGRYIVSIPFKEDVTLGDSKKQAIARYMNLEKKLKRNEKLKVDYTKFMNEYMDLGHMIEVSDEGKYFLPHQAVIRDSSLTTKLRVVFDASAKTTNNKSLNDIMWVGPRVQKDIFDIIIKWRKWEFVVSADIEKMYRQIKIDNDDQKYQYILWRNSPKEKIKTYKLTTVTYGTASAPYLATRVLVDIADKCKNQVISAIIRNDFYMDDLMTGADSVEEANKLITLILHELQKVGFNLRKWISNNSKILTTVEDTGDNKVLNIIENECVKTLGLKWEPQNDLFKFSVNCNDESKNINKRVVLSTLAKIFDPLGWLAPVTVSGKLFIQKLWINKSEWDQELSIEDKNYWEKYKENLLLLENIRIPRWINSNSSSVIQIHGFADASEKAYAAVVYAKVGPHVNIIASKSRVNPIKNRKTIPKLELCAAHLLSELIQRLKGSIDNIMEIYAWSDSTITLAWINSGQSKIKFIKRRTDDIRKLKNTEWNHVKSEDNPADLASRGVDSNQLINCDFWWKGPKWLADPKEFWPRQQSVEEPVLINTVLNDKIDDPIYELIERYSSIEKLIRIIAYINRFVQMKTRNKAYSSIISVKEIRIAETVVIKKQQEYQFRQEIKCLKIKKEIKTNNKILSLNPFLDKDGVLRVGGRLQNSNAEFNVKHPIILEKCHLTSLLIKNAHKETLHGGINLMRNYIQRKYWIFGLKNSLKKYLRECVTCARYKQNTAQQIMGNLPKYRVTMTFPFLNTGIDYAGPYYVKCSKNRGQKTFKGYVAVFVCMATKAIHLEMVSDLTSDAFLAALRRFIARRGKCSNIYSDNGTNFVGAARKLDQELFNAIQENITIAAQLEKDRIDWHFIPPAGPHFGGIWEAGVKSMKYHLKRIIGDTILTYEEMSTLLCQIEACLNSRPLYTIVSEVPKIIWDPLKLSILNHTEEFERLNNEIKFMKENHQKLKDLHFHHISGHAGLIIALILMIVLIIYFIRKCAVQQRMQAITFAGPLPVL, via the exons atgatgTCAGAAAAGACTATTCAATTCCTTAAGAAGCAGTCCGAAATTATTTTGGAAATTAGAAAGTTGGAAGTAAAACCAACATTAACAGATGTAGAAattctaaaattaaatgagcttcaaaaatgtttcattgctaATCATAGCAATTTGTTAAAGATCGGCGTTGTCGATCATGAATATTTTAACGCGAAGCAGTATGATTTAATAATGATGGTgttagaaaaaattaaaaataaaaatgaaaaaattaaggGCGAGTCGGTAGAAAACACTTTCCCTAAATCAAACACTGTCCCTAAATCAAACCCTCCCCCTACATTAAACCTTGAAATGTGTGGTCACCCTGAAAAAGAGGGTATAGCACAAAACAACGCTTTAAAAGTAGAGCAGGCATTTCGAAATAATGTTGGCCAATTTCGAGTATATCTAGAAGATACGTCTAAACTAATAGACAGTAGTCCAGATTTCcttaaaataaggaaaaataaaattgaatttttatggcataaaaTAGATAACCtgattgaacaggtgaatagTCATTTTGAGAGCTCGCTATTCGAAGAAGAAATTAGCGAACTTGAAtttgacaaacaaaatattcttaCAGCCATTAATAGTCGACTCAGtggcacaataaataaagctgaaATGTCGACGGTTGTTAAGGCGGAGGAGTTACCAACCCTGCCTAAAATACAGATTCCCACTTTCCTTGGTGATTCCAAAGAATGGGATCTTTTTAATGAACTCTTTACAGAGCTCATACATGTGAGAGAGGATCTCAGTCCTTCTCtcaaatttaattatctaAAGTCAGCATTAAAAGGAGAAGCCAGAAATGTGGTTACTCATTTACTGCTCGGCTCTGGAGAAAATTATGAAGCCACTTGGGAGTTTTTGACCAAGCGATATGAGAATAAAAGAAACATATTCTCAGATCATATGAATAGGCTTATGGATatgccaaatttaaatttagaatccaataagcaaataaagacATTTATTGACACGATTAACGAgtcaatttatattataaaattaaaggcacAATTACCAGAAGATGTGGATGCAATTTTCGCTCACATAATTCTTCGGAAATTCAATAAAGAATCACTCAATTTATATGAAAGCCATGTTAAAAAGACAAAAGAAATACAGGCACTTTCTGATGTCATGGACTTTTTAGAGCAAAGGCTCAATTCTATATCATCATTCTCACAGGAAGTAAAACCTGTaaagaaaatgattaataataacaagaataaaaattatagTGACAATTGTGCATATTGCAAACTACCAGGgcattatttaattcaatgccataaatttaaaataatgaatcCAGCAGAACGGTCTGACTGGGTAAGAAAAAATGGGATTTGCCTAAGATGTCTGAGGCATCCGTTtggtaaaaaatgtataagcgAGCAGCTTTGTTCGACTTGTCGTAAACCTCACCACACGTTACTTCACTTTGCAGGTCATAATCCAGAAAAAGTGAATACGTGTAGAACAACAGGTCAAGCCTTGTTGGCCACGGCCTTGATTCAAGTAAAGTCGAGGTATGGAGGCTTTGAACAATTAAGAGCATTGATTGATAGTGGCGCTCAAAGCACAATTATTTCAGAAGAGTCTGCACAGAttctaaaattgaaaaaatttcgGTCTCATACTGAAATAAGTGGAGTATCTTCCACAGGAACGTGCATCTCCAAGCACAAAGCGGTTATTTCGATAAGAAATTCTCcgaaaaatttagaaattgaAGCAATTATTCTCCCAAAACTTATGAAGGCACTTCCAGTCAACACGATTAATGTTGATCAGAAAAAATGGAAGAACTTTAGATTAGCCGACCCCGATTTTAATAAACCGGGTCGCATTGATCTAATCATTGGAGCAGACGTATATACTCACATTCTGCAAAATGGAGTTATAAAAATAGACGGTCTCCTTgggcaaaaaactgatttcGGGTGGATAGTTTCTGGATGTAAAAAATCCAAAGgaaaagaaaccattgtagccacaacaatagaaataaaagagttAGATCGCTACTGGGAagtggaagaagaagaaaaagatgATATCGAGTCTGAAAtctgtgaaaataaatttatcaaaacgacaaaaaaagATTCAGATGGGCGATACATTGTGTCAATTCCATTCAAGGAGGATGTCACCTTAGGAGATTCAAAGAAACAAGCGATAGCTCGTTACATGAATCTggagaaaaaactaaaaagaaatgaaaaacttaaggTTGACTACACTAAATTCATGAATGAATACATGGATTTAGGACACATGATTGAAGTGAGTGATgaaggcaaatattttttaccgCACCAGGCAGTGATTAGAGATTCAAGCCTTACGACCAAATTGAGAGTAGTTTTTGATGCTTCAGCAAAAACTACGAATAACAAAAGTTTGAACGACATAATGTGGGTTGGGCCACGAGTTCAAAAAGATATTTTtgacattattattaaatggagaaaatgggaatttgttgtttcggCAGACATTGAAAAGATGTACCGACAAATTAAAATAGATAATGATGatcaaaaatatcaatatattttatggagAAATTctccaaaagaaaaaattaaaacatataaattaacCACAGTCACTTACGGAACTGCATCTGCACCATATTTGGCTACCAGGGTTCTGGTAGATATTGCAGATAAATGTAAAAACCAAGTTATTAGTGCAATAATTAGGAATGATTTCTATATGGATGACCTAATGACTGGAGCTGATTCGGTAGAAGaagctaataaattaataacattaattCTCCATGAATTGCAGAAAGTTGGATTCAACTTAAGGAAATGGATTTCCAACAATTCCAAAATATTAACCACTGTGGAGGACACAGGGGACAATAAGGTTCTCAATATTATCGAAAATGAATGTGTTAAAACTTTAGGACTAAAATGGGAACctcaaaatgatttatttaagttcAGCGTAAATTGTAATGatgaatcaaaaaatataaataagcgcGTTGTGTTATCAACGctagcaaaaatatttgatccGTTAGGATGGTTGGCACCAGTCACGGTTtcaggaaaactttttattcaaaaactttggataaataaaagtgaatgGGATCAGGAATTATCCATAGAAGATAAAAATTAttgggaaaaatataaagaaaatttattattgttagaGAATATTCGAATCCCAAGGTGGATTAATTCAAACAGTTCTTCAGTCATTCAGATTCACGGATTTGCGGACGCCTCCGAAAAAGCATATGCTGCAGTAGTCTATGCTAAAGTAGGACCTCATGTTAATATAATAGCTAGCAAAAGTAGAGTCAACCCTATAAAAAATAGGAAGACAATTCCCAAACTCGAGCTGTGTGCAGCTCACCTGCTTAGTGAATTAATCCAAAGACTAAAAGGATCAATTGACAATATAATGGAGATCTATGCTTGGAGTGATTCCACGATTACCTTAGCATGGATTAACAGTGGTCAAAGTAAgatcaaatttataaaaagaaGAACGGATGACAttcggaaattaaaaaatactgaATGGAATCATGTTAAGTCAGAGGATAATCCAGCAGATTTAGCATCCAGGGGAGTGGATTCTAACCAGTTGATCAACTGTGATTTTTGGTGGAAAGGTCCGAAATGGCTAGCAGACCCAAAAGAATTTTGGCCCCGGCAGCAGTCTGTAGAAGAACCTGTCTTAATAAATACGGTATTAAATGACAAAATAGATGATCCTATTTACGAATTAATAGAAAGGTATTCCAGTATAGAAAAACTTATACGTATAATAGCATACATAAATAGATTCGTGCAGAtgaaaacaagaaataaaGCCTATTCATCAATTATTTCAGTAAAGGAGATAAGAATAGCGGAAACAGTTGTTATTAAGAAACAACAAGAATACCAGTTTAGGCAAGAGATAAAGTGCcttaaaatcaaaaaggaaatcaagacaaataataaaatattgtcaTTGAATCCATTTTTGGACAAGGATGGGGTTCTAAGAGTTGGAGGAAGATTGCAAAATTCCAatgcagaatttaatgttaaacatccaATCATTTTAGAAAAATGCCACCTAACAagcttattaataaaaaatgctcaTAAGGAAACATTGCATGGAGGGATAAACCTAATGCGAAACTATATCCAAAGAAAGTATTGGATTTTCGGGTtgaaaaattcgttgaaaaagtATTTAAGAGAATGTGTAACGTGTGCAAggtataaacaaaatacagcTCAGCAAATAATGGGTAACTTGCCAAAATATAGAGTGACGATGACATTCCCGTTTCTTAATACTGGAATAGATTACGCAGGTCCTTATTATgttaaatgttcaaaaaatcgtggccaaaaaacatttaaaggaTACGTTGCTGTATTCGTTTGCATGGCCACCAAAGCCATACACTTAGAAATGGTAAGCGATCTAACTTCAGACGCATTTTTAGCAGCACTCAGAAGATTTATTGCTAGACGGGGAAAATGTTCCAATATCTATTCAGACAACGGAACAAATTTTGTAGGAGCTGCAAGAAAATTAGATCAAGAGTTATTTAATGCAATACAAGAAAATATAACGATTGCAGCGCAGCTTGAAAAGGACAGGATTGATTGGCATTTTATTCCCCCGGCAGGACCTCACTTCGGAGGTATTTGGGAAGCTGGAGTtaagtcaatgaaataccatttAAAGCGTATAATCGGCGACACTATTTTGACTTACGAAGAAATGTCAACTCTTTTATGTCAAATAGAAGCATGCTTAAATTCAAGGCCATTATACACTATAG TTAGTGAAGTGCCGAAGATTATTTGGGATCCGCTGAAACTATCAATATTAAATCATACTGAGGAATTTGAACGAttgaataatgaaattaaatttatgaaagagAACCATCAAAAATTGAAAGATTTACATTTCCATCATATTTCCGGACATGCTGGATTAATTATTGCTTTAATACTAATGatagtattaataatatatttcatacgGAAATGTGCTGTGCAACAAAGAATGCAAGCAATAACCTTTGCAGGTCCGTTGCCAGTACTATAA